The Deinococcus koreensis genome window below encodes:
- a CDS encoding winged helix-turn-helix domain-containing protein, with amino-acid sequence MDTLPLHPYRTVTELEASYRSAHRPVERSRWHILWLKAKGYPPRQIADATGYNRNTISTLVRRYNQHGPEAVRDKRQDNHSDPALTPDQQRQLSEALMETPPRGGVWTSGTAQAYIYEHFAVAITEVCAWGYLKRLGFSVQLPRPRHHLAADPDVQAAFKKK; translated from the coding sequence ATGGACACGCTGCCACTGCACCCGTACCGAACCGTCACGGAACTTGAAGCGTCGTATCGATCGGCCCACCGTCCGGTCGAACGCTCCCGCTGGCACATCCTGTGGCTTAAAGCCAAAGGGTATCCCCCGCGCCAGATCGCTGATGCCACGGGGTACAACCGCAACACCATCAGCACCCTGGTGCGCCGATACAACCAGCACGGCCCTGAGGCGGTGCGCGACAAACGTCAGGACAACCACTCCGACCCCGCCCTGACCCCCGATCAGCAGCGGCAGCTCTCGGAGGCGCTGATGGAGACCCCGCCCAGGGGCGGGGTGTGGACGAGCGGCACCGCCCAGGCGTACATCTACGAGCACTTTGCGGTGGCGATCACCGAGGTGTGTGCGTGGGGGTATCTCAAACGCCTGGGGTTCAGTGTGCAGCTGCCACGTCCCCGTCACCATCTGGCGGCCGATCCAGACGTGCAGGCGGCGTTCAAAAAAAAGTAG
- a CDS encoding MFS transporter, translating to MINASSPPAPPANGWHTFLWLWGSQAVSVIGSALSGFAISIYLVQTRFPLPGQRGELATALSLTVLAFTLITVFGAPLAGALADRWNRRRMMLVSNGLNAALMGLGVLMVSATLPPIWLLVLFTACEGVLAALHSAAFDTSYSVLVPRENLPRANGMMQTLWSMSGLLSPALATLLIGLPALARTAGGPEWLAGWRDGVPLALLIDAASFLVAALVLLRLNIPTPPRRDTGGQRPGLGQDMTFGFRFVFARPALLNLLLTFTVFNLMTVGVSVLHPLLVKFTLAPDLQAHGWSAGTGLAALYTTFSLGGLLGGVLISAWGGLKRQRVLGVLIPMLAAGVAHALTGVAGTLILTCAALGLYGLMVPMISAHSLSIWQTQVPPELQGRVFSVRRLIAQCTTPLSVAAAGLVAAHAAPGAVLFWAGLCVVAVSGLQLLNPALRRVDEVPDAPPSASAA from the coding sequence ATGATCAACGCATCTTCGCCCCCGGCGCCGCCCGCGAACGGCTGGCACACGTTCCTGTGGCTCTGGGGCTCGCAGGCGGTCTCGGTCATCGGCAGCGCCCTGAGCGGCTTCGCCATCAGCATCTATCTGGTGCAGACCCGCTTTCCGCTGCCCGGGCAGCGCGGCGAGCTGGCCACGGCCCTCTCGCTCACGGTGCTGGCCTTCACCCTCATCACGGTGTTCGGGGCGCCGCTGGCCGGGGCGCTGGCCGACCGCTGGAACCGCCGGCGCATGATGCTGGTCAGCAACGGGCTGAACGCCGCCCTGATGGGCCTGGGCGTGCTGATGGTCAGCGCCACGCTGCCGCCCATCTGGCTGCTGGTGCTGTTCACCGCCTGCGAGGGGGTGCTCGCCGCCCTGCACAGCGCCGCCTTCGACACCAGCTACAGCGTGCTGGTGCCCCGCGAGAACCTGCCCCGGGCCAACGGCATGATGCAGACCCTCTGGAGCATGTCGGGCCTGCTCAGCCCGGCCCTGGCGACGCTGCTGATCGGGCTGCCGGCCCTGGCCCGCACGGCCGGCGGCCCGGAGTGGCTGGCCGGCTGGCGCGACGGCGTGCCGCTGGCCCTGCTGATCGACGCCGCCAGTTTCCTGGTCGCGGCGCTGGTGCTCCTGCGCCTGAACATCCCCACCCCGCCGCGCCGTGACACCGGCGGCCAGCGCCCCGGTCTGGGCCAGGACATGACCTTCGGTTTCCGCTTCGTGTTCGCGCGCCCGGCCCTGCTGAACCTGCTGCTCACCTTCACGGTCTTCAACCTGATGACCGTGGGGGTCAGCGTGCTGCACCCGCTGCTGGTGAAGTTCACGCTGGCGCCCGACCTGCAGGCCCACGGCTGGAGCGCCGGCACCGGCCTGGCGGCGCTCTACACCACCTTCAGCCTGGGCGGCCTGCTGGGCGGAGTGCTGATCAGCGCCTGGGGCGGCCTGAAACGCCAGCGCGTGCTGGGCGTGCTGATTCCCATGCTGGCGGCCGGTGTGGCGCACGCCCTGACCGGGGTCGCCGGTACCCTGATCCTCACCTGCGCCGCCCTGGGGCTCTACGGCCTGATGGTGCCCATGATCAGCGCCCACTCCCTGAGCATCTGGCAGACCCAGGTGCCGCCGGAGCTGCAGGGCCGGGTGTTCAGCGTGCGCCGGCTGATCGCCCAGTGCACCACACCGCTGAGCGTGGCTGCCGCCGGGCTGGTGGCCGCCCACGCCGCGCCGGGGGCCGTGCTGTTCTGGGCGGGCCTGTGCGTCGTCGCGGTGAGCGGCCTGCAACTGCTCAACCCCGCCCTGCGCCGGGTGGACGAGGTGCCCGACGCCCCGCCCAGCGCCTCGGCCGCCTGA
- a CDS encoding transposase, with protein MCVGVSQTPGVQCAAATSPSPSGGRSRRAGGVQKKVAQTLRTAQAAYPHQRVRLFVQDEGRAGLKPVLMRVWAKVGQRPIAVQHRGFQWLYVYVFVEPVTGTSDFLILPTVSTAVMQVALAAFNDAVNPTGRDIIVLLLDGAGWHTSPQLTVPPTMLLVTFPPYTPELSPAEPLVGRVKRPLANRTFTTLDDVQDVLSHECQRLMASPSEVQSLTAFPWIRHALNSC; from the coding sequence GTGTGCGTGGGGGTATCTCAAACGCCTGGGGTTCAGTGTGCAGCTGCCACGTCCCCGTCACCATCTGGCGGCCGATCCAGACGTGCAGGCGGCGTTCAAAAAAAAGTAGCCCAAACATTGCGCACGGCGCAGGCAGCGTACCCGCACCAGCGGGTACGCCTGTTTGTTCAGGACGAAGGCCGCGCTGGGCTCAAACCTGTGCTCATGCGGGTGTGGGCCAAGGTCGGCCAGCGACCCATCGCGGTGCAGCATCGGGGGTTCCAGTGGCTCTACGTCTATGTCTTCGTGGAACCGGTCACCGGCACGAGTGACTTCTTGATCCTGCCGACAGTGAGCACGGCGGTCATGCAGGTGGCCCTGGCGGCCTTCAACGATGCGGTGAATCCGACTGGGCGGGACATCATCGTGCTGTTGCTGGATGGTGCGGGCTGGCACACCAGCCCGCAGCTGACCGTGCCCCCCACGATGCTGCTGGTCACGTTTCCCCCCTACACCCCGGAGCTGTCCCCAGCAGAACCGCTGGTCGGTCGAGTCAAGCGTCCCCTGGCGAACCGAACCTTCACGACCCTGGATGACGTGCAAGACGTCTTGAGCCACGAGTGCCAGCGCTTGATGGCGTCACCGTCCGAAGTGCAGTCGCTGACCGCTTTCCCCTGGATACGCCATGCCCTGAATTCATGTTAG
- a CDS encoding AAA family ATPase, protein MRPLKLEVQGFTAFRQFTTLDFSDLELFALVGPTGSGKSSLLDAMTFALYGQTARLGASGLDALISQGERGLSASLTFEVGGLTYRASRTKGRRQAENEVRFERLDEEGRWSNLSDGGAKGIAERIRRAVGLDFSTFRRSVMLPQGEFSRLLHGSGKDRQTLLGELTGLDHVQAMQRVSSERAKELKHESASLNSVLESEYAGVTPEALSALRAERETLSSEAERLGDERERLQTAVTRLRDLEKVWRSREDTARRLNTLQAREGAVQDGAARAARARRVAGVLPLLDAAERARIALERETRDLGRAQAQADAAAAAVRQAEGALAQAQATEARIPELEARADVLREAEGDAARLRRGGGSVQTTHAQPLPWDEDAFHAAQQGAVRADRNRQERVQIETERVGLKAALDRFAAEEASQRRETGELERVQREGTTAKAELEAAQKTLDEARLAAGLDLHRAHLHLGEPCPLCHQPVASLPDAPVSDLGALEDRVRALAAALDDRRSRFTDLRAGLKSRQKWLDEKTVEYRDWDEALRQRETDLRAAEALVLGDPQTDALRLLASLATRVRQAGSDPAGQRQQALAEIQALRKGVQAAQGALSRTQGDHAAAVATLSAARSSAAARGEDAALADRALSGVLATLNLDAAQARAAALPEADITALEDAARTFGAQVAQLQEALAELQRQLGLTPFEPAELDQASRDLTATDAALNATRERAGSLAEQERSLRGRLERKAEILARAAVASRHLDTWQTLTNTLKANEFQQFLLAEVEAQLLTRAGILLHDISDGRYRLALADSEYVVQDLWNAGEIRGVKTLSGGETFLASLALAIALSDYLAGNRILGALFLDEGFGTLDPQALEAVAGALENLRTQGRMVGIVTHVESLSERLPSRLLVTKSVAGSSVQRVDG, encoded by the coding sequence ATGCGCCCCCTGAAGCTCGAAGTACAGGGCTTCACCGCCTTCCGGCAGTTCACGACGCTGGATTTCAGCGACCTGGAACTGTTCGCGCTGGTGGGGCCCACGGGCAGCGGCAAGAGCAGCCTGCTGGACGCCATGACCTTCGCGCTGTACGGGCAGACCGCGCGGCTGGGGGCCTCGGGGCTGGACGCGCTGATCTCGCAGGGCGAGCGCGGCCTCTCGGCGTCCCTGACCTTCGAGGTCGGTGGGCTGACCTACCGCGCCTCGCGCACCAAGGGGCGGCGCCAGGCCGAGAACGAGGTGCGCTTCGAGCGGCTGGACGAGGAGGGGCGCTGGTCGAACCTCTCGGACGGCGGGGCCAAGGGCATCGCGGAGCGCATCCGCCGGGCCGTGGGGCTGGACTTTAGCACCTTCCGCCGCTCGGTGATGCTGCCACAGGGCGAGTTCTCGCGCCTGCTGCACGGCAGCGGCAAGGATCGCCAGACCCTGCTGGGCGAGCTGACCGGGCTCGACCACGTGCAGGCCATGCAGCGGGTCTCGTCTGAGCGGGCCAAGGAGCTGAAACACGAGTCGGCCAGCCTGAACTCGGTGCTGGAGAGCGAATACGCCGGCGTGACCCCGGAGGCGTTGAGCGCCCTGCGCGCCGAGCGCGAGACCCTGAGCAGCGAGGCCGAGCGCCTGGGCGACGAACGCGAACGCCTGCAGACCGCCGTGACCCGCCTGCGCGATCTGGAAAAGGTCTGGCGCAGCCGTGAGGACACCGCGCGCCGCCTGAACACCCTGCAGGCCCGCGAGGGCGCCGTGCAGGACGGCGCCGCCCGCGCTGCCCGCGCCCGCCGCGTGGCCGGGGTGCTGCCCCTGCTGGACGCCGCCGAACGCGCCCGGATCGCCCTGGAACGCGAGACGCGCGACCTGGGCCGCGCCCAGGCCCAGGCGGACGCCGCCGCCGCTGCCGTCCGGCAGGCCGAAGGGGCGCTGGCCCAGGCCCAGGCCACCGAGGCCCGTATCCCCGAGCTGGAGGCCCGCGCCGACGTGCTGCGCGAAGCCGAGGGTGACGCGGCCCGCCTCAGGCGCGGCGGCGGAAGTGTGCAGACCACCCACGCCCAGCCCCTGCCCTGGGACGAGGACGCTTTCCACGCGGCCCAGCAGGGCGCCGTGAGGGCCGACCGCAACCGTCAGGAGCGCGTGCAGATTGAAACCGAGCGGGTCGGCCTGAAGGCCGCTCTAGACCGCTTCGCCGCCGAGGAGGCCAGCCAGCGCCGCGAGACGGGCGAACTGGAACGCGTCCAGCGCGAGGGCACCACCGCCAAGGCCGAGCTGGAGGCCGCCCAGAAGACACTGGACGAGGCGCGTCTGGCGGCCGGGCTCGACCTGCACCGGGCCCACCTGCACCTGGGCGAACCCTGCCCGCTGTGCCACCAGCCGGTCGCGAGCCTGCCCGACGCGCCCGTCAGCGACCTGGGGGCGCTGGAAGACCGGGTTCGGGCGCTGGCCGCCGCGCTGGACGACCGGCGCAGCCGCTTTACCGACCTGCGCGCCGGCCTCAAGTCCCGGCAGAAGTGGCTGGACGAGAAGACCGTCGAGTACCGCGACTGGGACGAGGCCCTGCGCCAGCGCGAGACCGACCTGCGCGCCGCCGAGGCCCTGGTGCTCGGCGATCCCCAGACCGACGCGCTGCGCCTGCTGGCCTCGCTGGCCACCCGTGTGCGCCAGGCCGGCAGCGACCCGGCCGGGCAGCGGCAGCAGGCCCTGGCCGAGATCCAGGCCCTCCGCAAGGGCGTGCAGGCCGCGCAGGGCGCACTCTCGCGCACGCAGGGCGACCACGCGGCCGCCGTCGCCACCCTGAGCGCGGCTCGCAGCAGCGCCGCCGCCCGGGGCGAGGACGCGGCGCTGGCCGACCGCGCCCTGAGCGGCGTCCTGGCCACCCTGAACCTGGACGCCGCCCAGGCCCGCGCCGCCGCCCTGCCCGAGGCCGATATCACGGCGCTGGAGGACGCGGCCCGCACCTTCGGCGCCCAGGTGGCGCAGCTGCAAGAAGCGCTGGCCGAACTGCAGCGCCAGCTGGGCCTCACGCCCTTCGAGCCGGCCGAGCTCGATCAGGCCAGCCGCGACCTGACCGCCACCGACGCGGCCCTGAACGCCACGCGCGAACGGGCCGGCAGCCTGGCCGAGCAGGAACGCTCGTTGCGCGGGCGCCTGGAGCGCAAGGCCGAGATCCTGGCCCGCGCGGCGGTCGCCTCCCGCCACCTCGACACCTGGCAGACCCTGACGAACACCCTCAAGGCCAACGAATTTCAGCAGTTCCTGCTGGCCGAGGTCGAGGCGCAGCTGCTGACCCGCGCCGGCATCCTGCTGCACGACATCAGCGACGGGCGCTACCGGCTCGCCCTGGCCGACAGCGAATACGTCGTGCAGGATCTCTGGAACGCCGGCGAGATCCGCGGGGTCAAGACCCTGTCGGGCGGCGAGACCTTCCTGGCGTCGCTGGCCCTGGCCATCGCCCTGAGCGACTATCTGGCGGGCAACCGAATTCTCGGGGCGCTGTTCCTCGACGAAGGCTTCGGTACCCTCGATCCCCAGGCCCTGGAAGCGGTGGCCGGCGCCCTGGAGAACCTGCGCACCCAGGGACGCATGGTCGGCATCGTGACCCACGTGGAAAGCCTCTCCGAACGCCTGCCCAGCCGCCTGCTGGTCACGAAGAGCGTGGCGGGCAGCTCGGTGCAGCGGGTCGACGGGTAG
- a CDS encoding MFS transporter, whose amino-acid sequence MTSDPTPRPPVPGRWRTFLWLWGSQALSVIGSAVAGFAFTIYLTQTRYPLEGDKPQLATALALTALAWTLTATLSAPLAGAWTDRHDRRRIMLACDLLGAALALGTLALLLSPAAPLWALVALTGLMGLVSTFHGSAFDASYTSLVPRERLPRANGMMQTIWSLAGLVGPALAALLIGVPALLREGGAPPPWLAGLGVGGLRDGVPFAFAVDGASFLLAAAVLSRLRVPSPAAVTDSGERRRLTDDMKFGWQFIGRRRPLLQLLLTFAVANLCSSGLGVLEPLIAKFSLAADWQARGSSFQSALATLTVSQSVGGILGGVLISAWGGLKRQRVLGVLVPMIVSGLALAAFGLSAAVLSASAALLIMGLTFPAMNAHSQSIWQSQVPPEMQGRVFSVRRLIAQFTSPASAALAGVLAARYAPGAVVVIAGLLYAGVAALQLLNPALRQVEEVLPAVTPPRVHPG is encoded by the coding sequence ATGACCTCCGACCCGACCCCACGCCCCCCTGTGCCCGGCCGCTGGCGCACCTTCCTGTGGCTGTGGGGCTCTCAGGCGCTGAGCGTGATCGGCTCGGCGGTGGCCGGCTTCGCCTTCACGATCTACCTGACCCAGACGCGCTACCCGCTGGAGGGGGACAAGCCCCAGCTGGCGACCGCCCTGGCCCTGACCGCGCTGGCCTGGACGCTCACGGCGACCCTGAGCGCCCCGCTGGCCGGCGCCTGGACCGACCGCCACGACCGCCGGCGGATCATGCTGGCCTGCGATCTGCTGGGCGCCGCGCTGGCCCTGGGCACGCTGGCGCTGCTGCTCTCGCCGGCCGCGCCGCTGTGGGCGCTGGTGGCCCTGACCGGCCTGATGGGCCTGGTCTCGACCTTCCACGGCTCGGCCTTCGACGCCAGCTACACCAGTCTGGTGCCGCGTGAGCGCCTGCCCCGCGCCAACGGCATGATGCAGACCATCTGGAGCCTGGCGGGGCTGGTCGGGCCGGCGCTGGCCGCGCTGCTCATCGGGGTGCCGGCGCTGCTGCGGGAGGGGGGTGCCCCGCCACCCTGGCTGGCCGGGCTGGGGGTGGGCGGCCTGCGCGACGGCGTGCCCTTCGCCTTCGCGGTGGACGGCGCGAGCTTCCTGCTGGCGGCGGCGGTGCTCAGCCGTCTGCGGGTGCCCTCACCCGCCGCGGTGACGGACAGCGGGGAGCGCCGCCGGCTGACCGACGACATGAAGTTCGGCTGGCAGTTCATCGGTCGCCGCCGGCCGCTGCTGCAGCTGCTGCTGACCTTCGCGGTGGCGAACCTCTGCAGCAGCGGCCTGGGGGTGCTGGAGCCCCTGATCGCCAAATTCTCGCTGGCCGCCGACTGGCAGGCGCGAGGCAGCAGCTTCCAGAGCGCTCTGGCCACCCTGACCGTGTCCCAGAGCGTCGGGGGCATCCTGGGCGGGGTGCTGATCAGCGCCTGGGGCGGGCTGAAGCGCCAGCGCGTGCTGGGCGTGCTCGTGCCGATGATCGTGAGTGGCCTGGCGCTGGCCGCCTTCGGCCTGAGCGCCGCGGTGCTGTCTGCCAGCGCGGCGCTGCTGATCATGGGCCTGACCTTCCCGGCCATGAACGCCCACTCGCAGAGCATCTGGCAGTCGCAGGTGCCGCCCGAGATGCAGGGCCGGGTCTTTTCCGTACGCCGACTGATCGCGCAGTTCACCAGCCCGGCCAGCGCCGCCCTGGCCGGTGTCCTGGCGGCCCGCTACGCGCCGGGCGCGGTGGTGGTGATCGCGGGGCTGCTGTACGCCGGCGTGGCTGCCCTGCAACTGCTGAACCCCGCCCTGCGGCAGGTCGAGGAAGTCCTGCCGGCGGTCACCCCGCCCCGAGTCCACCCCGGCTGA
- a CDS encoding MFS transporter — protein sequence MTPPERLWNRSFLIWWLGSAQSALGTALSGIAMSFLVLHQTGSAGAMGVNLALALLPGLLSPLFGTLVDRLPLKPPLILGNLLRGALQLGIGLAALRGEVPLEAIYAASLLTGLIGAFYSPAAMGVTPRLVPATQLQRAAGLMQGSAQTMQLAGLVGGGMLVGTLGSAPALILDGLSFLLFAALLPLVRLPARPAAAAQQGFWTAFRAGLVYVRRSPLTLGLPALAFLINASFAPLEMLLPGRMGQLGVGAAGFGLFLGLVLGGLAAGSFALAGLGERVDVRRLSVWGLVGMALSVLALALSQTAAQMYVLAALLGLFNAATNVSIGVIFQRRIRPEFYGRVGSLLNMVGTAGQPLALLALSPLADRVPIGVIFGVAGVTTLLAAGVWAGLLRRESADLTGTTDAASPVSAPAGFQG from the coding sequence ATGACCCCACCTGAACGCCTGTGGAACCGCTCCTTCCTGATCTGGTGGCTGGGCAGCGCGCAGAGTGCCCTGGGCACGGCGCTCTCGGGCATCGCCATGAGCTTCCTGGTGCTCCACCAGACCGGCAGTGCCGGGGCGATGGGGGTGAACCTCGCGCTGGCGCTGCTGCCGGGGCTGCTCTCGCCGCTGTTCGGCACGCTGGTGGATCGGCTGCCCCTGAAGCCGCCGCTGATTCTGGGCAACCTGCTGCGCGGGGCGCTGCAGCTGGGGATCGGGCTGGCCGCGCTGCGGGGCGAGGTGCCCCTGGAGGCCATCTACGCAGCGTCCTTGCTGACCGGCCTGATCGGGGCGTTCTACAGTCCGGCGGCGATGGGGGTCACGCCCCGGCTGGTGCCGGCGACTCAGCTTCAGCGGGCGGCCGGACTGATGCAGGGCAGCGCCCAGACCATGCAGCTCGCCGGGCTGGTCGGCGGGGGAATGCTGGTCGGCACGCTGGGGAGTGCCCCGGCCCTGATTCTCGACGGCCTGAGCTTCCTGCTCTTCGCCGCGCTGCTGCCCCTGGTGCGGTTGCCCGCGCGTCCGGCCGCCGCCGCACAGCAGGGCTTCTGGACGGCCTTCCGTGCCGGACTGGTCTACGTGCGTCGCTCGCCCCTGACCCTGGGCCTACCCGCGCTGGCCTTTCTGATCAACGCCTCGTTCGCGCCGCTGGAGATGCTGCTGCCGGGCCGGATGGGGCAGCTCGGGGTGGGCGCCGCCGGCTTCGGCCTCTTTCTGGGTCTGGTGCTGGGCGGCCTCGCGGCGGGCAGTTTCGCGCTGGCCGGGCTGGGCGAGCGGGTGGACGTGCGGCGCCTGAGCGTGTGGGGCCTCGTGGGCATGGCCCTGAGTGTCCTGGCACTGGCCCTCTCGCAGACGGCCGCTCAGATGTACGTCCTGGCGGCGCTGCTGGGGCTGTTCAACGCCGCCACCAACGTCTCCATCGGGGTGATCTTCCAGCGGCGCATCCGGCCGGAGTTCTACGGGAGGGTCGGCAGCCTGTTGAACATGGTGGGGACGGCGGGGCAGCCGCTGGCCCTGCTGGCGCTCTCGCCCCTCGCCGACCGGGTGCCCATCGGCGTGATCTTCGGGGTGGCCGGCGTGACCACCCTGCTGGCGGCGGGCGTCTGGGCCGGCCTGCTGCGGCGCGAGTCGGCCGATCTGACGGGCACGACGGACGCCGCGTCCCCGGTCAGCGCTCCCGCAGGCTTCCAGGGCTGA
- a CDS encoding metallophosphoesterase family protein, whose product MRVLHTADFHAGRLLRGHDRTPEIHDALVEIAGLARTERADAVLVSGDLFDTGNPSADAEHAVFDFFLRLRDAGIPGIVIAGNHDSAARLASVAGLLGWVGIQAVSQPSATPQDMIRTVETKGGETLVVGALPYLSERRLVKAADLLGGDTGAWRQKYREGMGFFLRRLGEGFVPGAVNMLMCHATMDGAVPSGSERTMQFDLTNAYTLSGLQLPAGAQYVALGHVHKPQQISDTPPAYYPGSVIQLDFGEAGEKKQVNLVEVEAGRPARVHALPLASGRELRTLRVELEQVEARLEALKGFSGLLKVMVSAPAGTALPGLKDRVLKLAPNALAVELDAPQDDLATPELRREGLSLMELYERYHRERRGDLPDDLRAAFREADESAKTEDVA is encoded by the coding sequence ATGCGCGTACTTCACACCGCTGATTTCCATGCGGGCCGACTCCTGCGGGGCCACGACCGAACCCCGGAAATCCATGACGCTCTGGTGGAGATCGCCGGACTGGCCCGCACCGAGCGGGCCGACGCCGTGCTGGTCTCGGGCGACCTGTTCGATACCGGCAACCCCTCCGCGGACGCCGAGCACGCCGTCTTCGATTTCTTCCTGAGACTGCGCGACGCCGGCATTCCAGGCATCGTGATCGCCGGCAACCACGACTCGGCGGCGCGCCTCGCCTCGGTGGCGGGCCTGCTGGGCTGGGTGGGCATCCAGGCGGTTTCGCAGCCCAGCGCCACCCCGCAGGACATGATCCGCACGGTGGAAACGAAGGGCGGCGAGACGCTGGTGGTGGGGGCGCTGCCCTACCTCTCCGAGCGGCGGCTGGTCAAGGCCGCCGACCTGCTGGGCGGCGACACCGGCGCGTGGCGCCAGAAGTACCGCGAGGGCATGGGCTTCTTCCTGCGCCGGCTGGGCGAGGGCTTCGTGCCGGGCGCCGTGAACATGCTGATGTGCCACGCCACCATGGACGGCGCGGTGCCCAGCGGCTCCGAACGCACCATGCAGTTCGACCTGACCAACGCCTACACGCTCTCGGGCCTGCAGCTGCCCGCCGGCGCGCAGTACGTGGCGCTGGGGCACGTGCACAAGCCGCAGCAGATCTCCGACACGCCGCCCGCCTACTATCCGGGCAGCGTCATCCAGCTCGATTTCGGCGAGGCCGGCGAGAAGAAGCAGGTCAATCTGGTCGAGGTGGAGGCCGGCCGCCCGGCCCGCGTCCACGCCCTGCCCCTGGCGAGCGGCCGCGAACTGCGCACCCTGCGAGTGGAGCTGGAGCAGGTCGAGGCCCGCCTGGAGGCCCTGAAGGGCTTTTCCGGGCTCCTCAAGGTGATGGTGAGCGCCCCCGCCGGCACCGCCCTGCCGGGGCTGAAAGACCGCGTGCTCAAGCTCGCCCCGAACGCCCTGGCGGTCGAGCTGGACGCCCCCCAGGACGACCTCGCCACCCCGGAACTGCGGCGCGAGGGCCTGTCCCTGATGGAACTCTACGAGCGCTACCACCGCGAGCGCCGCGGCGACCTCCCCGACGACCTGCGCGCCGCCTTCAGGGAAGCCGACGAATCGGCGAAAACGGAGGACGTGGCGTGA
- a CDS encoding helix-turn-helix transcriptional regulator produces the protein MTETTTPAPALDTFMAQSPEQARLLLDIGGYPVLTQVLRGVVSAGEVARETGLPLKQAHHRLTRLCAAGLVEVCGERQRGGRPVKLYRARAASYRVPFSLTDAATTTELVQAISAPFMRAYAHALAALLQSDEERELLVQLNARGELQATLGDSQRFREEVHGVGTFTQVRLSGPDAAELERRLHELRLWASEHRQPEGEAETPGTASYLLALLLSPGSLRER, from the coding sequence CGACCCCCGCGCCTGCCCTCGACACGTTCATGGCGCAGTCCCCCGAACAGGCGCGGCTCCTGCTGGATATCGGCGGCTATCCGGTGCTAACCCAGGTGCTGCGCGGCGTGGTCAGCGCGGGCGAGGTGGCGCGGGAGACCGGACTTCCTCTCAAGCAGGCACACCACCGCCTGACCCGGCTGTGCGCGGCCGGGCTGGTCGAGGTCTGCGGCGAGCGCCAGCGGGGCGGGCGGCCCGTCAAGCTGTACCGCGCACGGGCCGCGAGCTACCGCGTGCCCTTCTCGCTGACCGACGCCGCGACGACCACGGAACTCGTGCAGGCCATCTCGGCGCCGTTCATGCGGGCCTATGCTCACGCTCTGGCCGCCCTGCTGCAGAGCGACGAGGAACGCGAGCTGCTGGTGCAGCTGAACGCACGCGGCGAGTTGCAGGCCACCCTGGGCGACAGCCAGCGCTTCCGCGAGGAGGTTCATGGGGTGGGCACCTTCACGCAGGTGCGCCTGAGCGGCCCCGACGCCGCCGAGCTGGAACGTCGTCTGCACGAGCTGCGTCTGTGGGCCAGCGAGCACCGACAGCCCGAGGGCGAGGCCGAAACACCTGGCACGGCGTCCTACCTGCTGGCCCTGCTGCTCAGCCCTGGAAGCCTGCGGGAGCGCTGA
- a CDS encoding PIN/TRAM domain-containing protein produces MLAIRLLTLLFGLLAGLGAGRALESTQPAELSRVNTLSLMLAGTLIALLLIPRAERLGGQFIGRFGRWYAGLSPRKVAAATFGMIIALLLSVLVGSLLQSLPFYNWIWSLGVTALLAVFFVTYASGHADAFGLLAFPQVRRKPGSKLLDSSVIIDGRVIDLTRAGLLEGDLVVPAFILRELQALSDSADPQKRTRGKRGLSVLEELREIRPIRVEDWDDAALPGADDKLIRLARETGAKIVTNDGNLGKIAKLHSVSTINIHEIAVALRPQVQAGDLLTVTISKGGQQQGQGVGYMDDGTMIVVEDGMKHRGKPVRVTVVNNVQTSVGRMIFARLEKEDMAV; encoded by the coding sequence GTGCTGGCCATCCGACTCCTGACCTTGCTTTTTGGGCTGCTGGCCGGCCTGGGCGCCGGGCGGGCCTTAGAGTCCACGCAGCCTGCCGAACTCAGCCGGGTGAACACCCTGAGTCTGATGCTGGCGGGCACGCTGATCGCCCTGCTGCTGATTCCCCGGGCCGAGCGCCTGGGCGGGCAGTTCATCGGCCGTTTCGGCCGCTGGTACGCCGGCCTCTCGCCCCGCAAGGTCGCCGCCGCCACCTTCGGCATGATCATCGCCCTGCTGCTCAGCGTGCTGGTCGGCAGCCTGCTGCAGAGCCTGCCCTTCTACAACTGGATCTGGAGCCTGGGCGTGACCGCGCTGCTGGCGGTGTTCTTCGTGACCTACGCCTCCGGCCACGCCGACGCCTTCGGCCTGCTCGCCTTTCCCCAGGTGCGCCGCAAACCCGGCAGCAAACTGCTGGACAGCTCCGTGATCATCGACGGGCGCGTGATCGACCTGACCCGCGCCGGCCTGCTGGAAGGCGATCTGGTGGTGCCCGCGTTCATCCTGCGCGAGCTGCAGGCCCTGTCCGACAGCGCCGATCCGCAGAAGCGCACGCGCGGCAAGCGCGGCCTGAGCGTGCTGGAGGAACTGCGCGAGATCCGCCCCATCCGGGTCGAGGACTGGGACGACGCGGCGCTGCCCGGCGCCGACGACAAGCTGATCCGGCTGGCCCGCGAGACCGGCGCCAAGATCGTGACCAACGACGGCAACCTGGGCAAGATCGCCAAGCTGCACAGCGTCTCGACCATCAACATCCACGAGATCGCCGTGGCGCTGCGGCCCCAGGTGCAGGCCGGCGACCTGCTCACCGTGACCATCAGCAAGGGCGGTCAGCAGCAGGGGCAGGGCGTGGGCTACATGGACGACGGCACCATGATCGTGGTCGAGGACGGCATGAAGCACCGCGGCAAGCCGGTTCGCGTGACGGTCGTGAACAACGTGCAGACCAGCGTGGGGCGCATGATCTTCGCCCGCCTGGAGAAAGAGGACATGGCGGTCTAG